One stretch of Desulfovibrio aminophilus DSM 12254 DNA includes these proteins:
- a CDS encoding putative holin translates to MSIQSPRTFRERHRHALLLAATTALLLALGHIAPEQMPVILYKLALPALGGLVFYHLDRWFWPYAQPDSYLDEDWLRSGGDGAAGEPDYPIAAGCVPAFVGACARQAVMVAVGALSLALGL, encoded by the coding sequence ATGTCCATCCAGTCCCCGCGCACCTTCCGCGAACGTCACCGCCACGCCCTGCTGCTGGCGGCGACCACCGCGCTGCTGCTGGCCCTGGGGCACATCGCGCCGGAACAGATGCCGGTGATCCTGTACAAACTGGCCCTGCCCGCCCTAGGCGGGCTGGTCTTCTACCACCTGGACCGCTGGTTCTGGCCCTACGCCCAGCCGGACAGCTACCTCGACGAGGATTGGCTGCGCTCCGGGGGGGACGGGGCCGCAGGCGAGCCCGACTATCCCATCGCGGCGGGCTGCGTTCCCGCCTTCGTCGGGGCCTGCGCGCGCCAGGCGGTCATGGTGGCCGTGGGCGCGCTGAGCCTGGCCCTGGGGTTGTGA